Genomic window (Luteibacter yeojuensis):
CACACGCTGGAAGTTCTCCACGGCTCCCCGGGTGTGCTCGCCGAAGTGGCCATCGGGCGAAATAGGACGGCCATGCGCATCGTGGACACCAAGCGCGTTTAGCCGCTCCTGTAAGGCCTGCACGTCATGACCCGTGGCGCCTTCGCGCAGAGCGTGCGCCCTGGTCCCGTGCGCGGGTGCATCGTGGGCGGGATGGGCACCGACCGCCGGGGCCGGACGTTCGCTCCAGAAGGTCTCCGGATTCATGGGATGCCCCTTCGGGTCCTTCATCTGGTAGTGCACGTGCTGTGCGTACTGAGTGGCACCGTCAGGGCCGCGTCCGCCCATGTGGCCGATCTCGTCGCCGGCCTCGATATGCTGGCCGACTTTCACCGACTGCGACTGCGTATGCAGGATCTCGTGGCTGTTGCCATCCGCATCGCGGATCTTGATCGTGCCGTACTGCCCGCCGACGAAGGTGACTTCCCCTGCGATCGGCGAATGCACGGAGGGATGGGTGAGGTTGATCCCAGCCTGTCCGCCTTCGTAGTTGAAGTCGGAACCGCCGTGAGGCCCCTTGGCGCGATGCTCGCCGTAATGCCCGGTGATATGCGCCGAGCGATTGCCCTGGTGAGGCAGGATGACATTCATGACGTCCTGGTATGGCATGTGTGTGTCCTCCCTCAGAGCGAATCGTCTTTGACGCGGTAGAGGTGCCAGCAGTCGTCCTTCCGGAAGAAGAACGTCGTCTGGTAGTCGGTGTCCGGCTTGACCAGCTTCACGGCGATCTCGGTCGGACCGCTCACGGTCTGGGTGGCGACGAGTCCGTCCTTCGTCTGGTCCGCCTGGCTGGGCATCACCGGAAAGGCGACCTCGGCCCTGGCGAGCGACTTGGAGACCGGCTTAGGCTCGGGATCGGCGTTGGGATCGACCGAATCGCTTTGCAGCGGATCGGTGACATACGCCTTCTGGATCGCGACATCGTTCTCGAACAACGGCAGGAAGCGGTCGAACTGCTCGGCGGGGCAGGTGGGTGCGGAAGAAGCCGTCGACGCCGGTGTCGCTGCGGCAGCCGGAGCGGTCGTCGGAGTGGGAGCCTTGTCGCAAGCCGTCAACAGAACCGCGGCGAGCAGGAAGGGCAGGGCTGGGATGCGCATCGTCGATCCTCTCAAAGCGGGGGCAGGGACGGCGAGGCCTGTTGCTGGCTCGCCTGCTGGGTCTGTTGCTGTTCGTGGGTGGCCTGGGCGGCGTGTTTCGCGAGCGCCTGGGTGCTCTGCTCCACGGACGTGGCTGTCGCCTGCTGCGTCACGACCTCGGCGACCTGCTTGTGGGGTGACTGAGGATCGCCTTGCACCGCATACGTGCGAGCGGCATCCGTGCTCAGCGCCACGTGATCGATGCGCTGCATACCTTGATGACGGGCGGCGACCGTCAGCGCGGCGGCGAGGTTTTCGCTGTGCTGATCGGGTTTGCGGCTGTGCTCGGCATCCAGGCGGTGCACGGCGTCCTGCGCCTGACGGAACAGCGCATGGTCCGGATGCGAGACGTGGTTCAGCGCCGGCATCGGCGGGTAGCCGGGACTGTGAGGGTGATGATGGTGCGGGCGATGACGCCGGCCGGCTTCGACGAGGTCTTGAGCGTGCTCGATGGCGGATAGGGTATCGTGCCCGGCGACGCCATCCTGGGCGATGCCCGAATGGCGTTGCATGGCCTTCACCGCTGCCTTCGTCGCAGGACCGAAATCGCCGTCCGCCTTCAGGGCGTGACCGTGATCGTCCTTGTACCCCAGGCTGGCGAGGCTGCTCTGCAGGCGACGGACATCCTCGCCATGCGCGCCTTCCTTGAGCAGCGGCGCAGCGTGCGGGTGGGCCGGTGCGTGTGTTGCGGGTCTGGCGTCGGCTGGATGCTGCGAGAGCCGTTCCATGACGTCGGGCGTCAGGCGCTTCTCCCAGGTAGCGAATCGTTCCTGGCGATCCTCCAGGCCGTTGTAGCGGCCGTTGATCGCATGCGTCGCGGCTTTGACGTCTTCTCGCGCGTTCTCGGGCACCCGGTTCTGCCAATACCAGACGGCGATGCGTGCCGCGTTGTTCGATTCCGCGGCCAGTTCCGGGTGTTTCACAAGGTCGAGGTCGAGAGCCTCGCCCGCCGCCCGGTAATTGTCCTTGCCGGTGAGCTGCATGTAACCGCGCCCGCGGTATAGATAGCCCTCACCCGGACGATCGTTGCCATTGCGGCCGCCATACATGAGTTCGGCCAGCTTTTCCGGACGTCCCTGCAAGGCACCGAGGCGCGCGGTTTCCAGCGATTTCTCGCCTTCGCGCCAGGCTGACTGCACAGGGATCTGCGAGATGTTGCGCGTGTAGCGGAAGCTTTCTTCCATCCGGTTGAGGCCGTTGGACTCGTGCGAGACCTGGGCCATGAAGTTGGCCAGTTCCTTTGGCCGGGTGATGCCTGCCGCAGCTGCCGCCGCGAGCAGTTGTGATTCACGATCAATCGCCATGTGTAGCTCCTGTCTGACTACCACGTTCGGCGGGGCTCCCTGCTCGCCCTAGGCCCACCCATCCGGGCGGGTCGATGCCCCTCAGGGCAATGCCACCTCCGGAAGACGCGACGGATCGAAATCGCCGAAAGCGATATCGCCCAGGTCGCCGGCGTTCAGGTCGATCACTTTGCGCGCCCCTGTGTCTTGGTCTTCGACGCGCCGGATCGCATGCGTGACGAACCAGTTCTTGCGTGCGGCAACATAGGTGAAGGTGAATTCGTCGGACCAGCGCTCGCGGCTCCCGCCGCCGATAGCGACCGTGAAGTTGCCGCGTTCGATCCGCGTGTATCCGTAGGGATCGCCGGCGATGCCGCCGCACGTTGCGCAGGGGACGAGGCGCGCATTGGAGACGACCTCCTGGAGCTTCCCCGCATTATCGCGAACGAGGATCTTGACGGTGCGGAAAGGTGCCTCTGTCGACTCAGGCACCCCCGCGGATGGCGGAGCGAGTATCAGCACGACGCCAGTCGAGCCGTCCCCCTTCAGGTCACCGGAAGTGGACTCGAGGATTTTCGCTCCACCGGCCGCGAATGGTTTCAGGTCGTCCATCTTGCTTCCTTTGGTCCCGGTGTCCGACGTCGAGGCGGTTCGAGGCGCTTGTGTGGCGAGAGCGGCGATCGGATTCAGCGAAGAGAGGAGGACCAACAGCGCGAGGGCGACACTACTGTTCATTTAACTCATCCTCATGCGACAAATCATCGAGTGCGTGCAACCCTCCATTCACTGCATGCCGGCCGGGAAGCATTACTGCACTTGCTGCGCGGCGCTACAATCGCTGTAGACCACCTTGCAGCCCTGAGCCGATTGCTCGCAATACCTCATGGCATCGCGCTCCGCCCCCGACTGACTTGAACCACTTGCTACGCCGTGCCCGCCTGTTCCCCAGGCTACTGCGCCACATCCATTGCGGTATGTCATCTCGACCTTGCAGCCCCTCGCGCCACGACTGGCGCAGTCGCGCGTCGCGTCGCGTACAGCATCATTTTCGCTGGCACGTCCGACGACTGTTCCAGCCCCCCCAGTTTCGCTGTCGATGACGATAGCGCCCCAGGTAAGATTCCATTTGGGCGGAGGAGGTTGAGGAACATTGCCTTGGCCTGAATTGTAGTCGGGCATCCCAGGGGCATCTGGCGGTACGCAGTTGCCGCCACCCGTGTTTACACCGGTGGCGCATTGAGCCCAGGCGGCATTGGCCATGAAGGCCAAGCAAGTAGCCATCACTTGAAGAGGTTTCATGCGCAAGGTTCTCATGTGTATCCAGGGTCTTTCGGGTGGTAGCCGGTTTCTTTTTGTTTGAGGTTATCGTTTCCGGCGATGTAGCCCGCCGACGAGGATCCTAGCTGGGAGTAATTCCCGAATGTATGGCTCTGGCCCACGTTTTGACTTGAGCCACCCCGGTCTGGAGCTGTGTAGGAAGGGGGCGTGTAGCTTGGGGTCCCCGGCACGCCATACCCACTTCGCGAACCCGGCGGCTCAGGCTTGATATGCCCGAACGGCGAGTACGAGTTGAATTGGCCCAGGGTACCTTGGAAGAACGCTGCCGCCATCGGCGGGGCGCTGATGATCATGGTGGTGAGCAGGAGGCCAAGGCCACCTTGTTGCAGAGCCATGCTGTT
Coding sequences:
- a CDS encoding XVIPCD domain-containing protein; translation: MPYQDVMNVILPHQGNRSAHITGHYGEHRAKGPHGGSDFNYEGGQAGINLTHPSVHSPIAGEVTFVGGQYGTIKIRDADGNSHEILHTQSQSVKVGQHIEAGDEIGHMGGRGPDGATQYAQHVHYQMKDPKGHPMNPETFWSERPAPAVGAHPAHDAPAHGTRAHALREGATGHDVQALQERLNALGVHDAHGRPISPDGHFGEHTRGAVENFQRVHGLTPDGVVGPRTAEALQHQQTQDVPKLDSPARPGHEIYKQALEGVHRLDAMHERVSDGGSDRLAASLTVAAQQAGLHRIDHVELSTDASRVYAMQGDANSPFKQVAEVFTQRAMATPVEHSSQASQKVAQQGQALADHQQQQQSQQQQAARATLGAGP
- a CDS encoding XVIPCD domain-containing protein, producing the protein MAIDRESQLLAAAAAAGITRPKELANFMAQVSHESNGLNRMEESFRYTRNISQIPVQSAWREGEKSLETARLGALQGRPEKLAELMYGGRNGNDRPGEGYLYRGRGYMQLTGKDNYRAAGEALDLDLVKHPELAAESNNAARIAVWYWQNRVPENAREDVKAATHAINGRYNGLEDRQERFATWEKRLTPDVMERLSQHPADARPATHAPAHPHAAPLLKEGAHGEDVRRLQSSLASLGYKDDHGHALKADGDFGPATKAAVKAMQRHSGIAQDGVAGHDTLSAIEHAQDLVEAGRRHRPHHHHPHSPGYPPMPALNHVSHPDHALFRQAQDAVHRLDAEHSRKPDQHSENLAAALTVAARHQGMQRIDHVALSTDAARTYAVQGDPQSPHKQVAEVVTQQATATSVEQSTQALAKHAAQATHEQQQTQQASQQQASPSLPPL
- a CDS encoding DUF4189 domain-containing protein, whose amino-acid sequence is MRTLRMKPLQVMATCLAFMANAAWAQCATGVNTGGGNCVPPDAPGMPDYNSGQGNVPQPPPPKWNLTWGAIVIDSETGGAGTVVGRASENDAVRDATRDCASRGARGCKVEMTYRNGCGAVAWGTGGHGVASGSSQSGAERDAMRYCEQSAQGCKVVYSDCSAAQQVQ